The DNA sequence AAAACCTTCGACCACGCCGCGCGCCAGCAACTGGAGGTTGCTGATCCGCGAGAGGATCTCGGGTTTGATGAAGCGCGCTATGGCCGGCGATTCGGGCATGATGCAAAGCGATTCGTTCTACCGTACGGACGCCCCGGTGGCGTCCGACAAGCCAGGCATGGTCAGGGCGACGGGCGTCACGCCAGTCCGGACACGGGCTGGCGCACCTCCTGGATGAGCCGGTCGATGATATGCTCGACCGTGATGCCCTCGGAATCCGCGTAGAAATTGGTGATGACGCGGTGCCGCAGGACGTCCGGCGCCAGCGCCTGGATATCCTCCACCGCCACGTTGTAACGCCCCTTGAACACCGCGCGGACCTTGCCGCCGAGGATGAGGTACTGCGCCGCGCGCAGGCCGGCGCCCCACCGCACCCATTTCTTCACGTAGTCCGGCGCCTCGTCGTTGACCGGCCGGGTGCTGCGCACGAGGTTCACGGCGAACGAACCGACGTTCTCCGGCACGTAGACCTTCTTCACGAGGCGGTGGAACGCCTCGATGTCTTCCCCGGTGAGCACGGGGGTCAGCACCGCCTGTTCCTGCGAGGTCGTCGCCATCGCCACGGCGAGTTCATCCTTGGCCGACAGGTAGTCGATCACGAGGTTGAACATAAACCGGTCGAGCTGCGCTTCCGGGAGCGGGTAGGTGCCTTCGAGTTCGATCGGGTTCTGCGTGGCGAGCACGAAGAAGGGGCGATCGAGCGGCATCAGCGTACCGCCGGCGGTGACCTGGTATTCCTGCATGGCTTCGAGCAGGGCCGCCTGGGTCTTCGGTGGCGTTCGGTTGATTTCGTCGGCCAGGATGATATTGGCGAAGATGGGGCCGCGGACGAACTTGATCTCGCGCTTCCCGGTTGCGCGGTCCTCCTCGATGATGTCGATGCCGGTGATGTCCGCCGGCATGAGGTCCGGCGTGAACTGGATGCGTTTGTAGCTCAGGTCCAGGATTTCGCCGAGCGACTTGATGAGCAGGGTCTTCGCCAGACCCGGCACGCCGGTGATGAGACAGTGGCCGCCGGCGAACAACGCGATGAGCACCCGCTCGATCACATCGTCCTGCCCGATGATCCGCCGCCGCAACTGGCTCAAGACCTGCTCCTTGCCGGAGCGGAGCCGGTTGAGTACTTCTTCTTCCGATGGATCGTGCATCGGCGCTCCGTTCGTGTCGTGGGTGTCTGTCATGCTTGCGGGATTTCTTTCAGGGTCAGAAGCGGCCTGCGGCCGAGGTAGGCGTGCTTCGCACGCGGTCAATGCGGCCTGCGGCCGAGGTCATGGCGCGCTGCGCGCGGTCAATGCGGCCTGCGGCCGCGGTCATGGCGCGCTGTGCGCGGTCAATGCGGCCTGCGGCCGCGGTCATGGCGCGCTGCGCGCGCGGTAGTGGGTCACTGGGCATTGGACACTGGTCATTGGCATGGGTCAGGCGTGCTGCGCACGCGGTCAATGCGGCCTGCGGCCGCAGTCATGGCGCGCTGCGCGCGGTCATTGAGTCACTGGGTAGAGGTCCGGGGCATCTGTCCATTTTGCGTTTTTGCAATGGGCCTTTTGCGATTCCTCAGTGCGTCATCGCATAAATGATAAAGTTGATGCCCATCTGAAAGCTGATCGTCGAGGCGTCGGCGAGGCTGCGTTCGGGCCATTCCCAGCCGTCGCCGAGGTCCTGGTTGTAGCAGACGAGCGCGACCATCCGGCCCTTGTCGTCGAAATACGCCAGGTAGGTATCGTCGGTATCGGTAAAATAACCGCGCCCGCCCACGAGCGAGGGGGCGGCTACGGGATCGATGTCGAAGAAGATACTCCAGATCGGATGATCGTTCGGGATCTCCTGCGGCTGTTGATCGGGAAACACCTTCTCCATCTGCAGGACGAGCTGCATCAGTTCGTTCTCGTTCCCGAAGTCGTCGAACATGATAAAGCCGCCCCGGTTGAGATACTCGCGCAGGTTGCCGGCTTCCTCCTCGTTCATGCTCCAGTAGCCCGGCTCGCACAGGTAGAGGAACGGGTACTCGAAGATGCGTTTGTCGCTGAGCGAGAGGATGAGGGGCTCGCCGGCCACCCGGATGCCGGTGGTCCGTTCGAGCGCCATGTGCAGGTTGTGCTCGGCCGTCGGGTAGTCGTGGCTCCATG is a window from the Rhodothermales bacterium genome containing:
- a CDS encoding AAA family ATPase, translated to MTDTHDTNGAPMHDPSEEEVLNRLRSGKEQVLSQLRRRIIGQDDVIERVLIALFAGGHCLITGVPGLAKTLLIKSLGEILDLSYKRIQFTPDLMPADITGIDIIEEDRATGKREIKFVRGPIFANIILADEINRTPPKTQAALLEAMQEYQVTAGGTLMPLDRPFFVLATQNPIELEGTYPLPEAQLDRFMFNLVIDYLSAKDELAVAMATTSQEQAVLTPVLTGEDIEAFHRLVKKVYVPENVGSFAVNLVRSTRPVNDEAPDYVKKWVRWGAGLRAAQYLILGGKVRAVFKGRYNVAVEDIQALAPDVLRHRVITNFYADSEGITVEHIIDRLIQEVRQPVSGLA
- a CDS encoding DUF4159 domain-containing protein, whose protein sequence is MLLRILLFVALMPAALLPVAPHAAAQSDEGFRFIRVRYEDPRGEGRGFRRGGGAWSHDYPTAEHNLHMALERTTGIRVAGEPLILSLSDKRIFEYPFLYLCEPGYWSMNEEEAGNLREYLNRGGFIMFDDFGNENELMQLVLQMEKVFPDQQPQEIPNDHPIWSIFFDIDPVAAPSLVGGRGYFTDTDDTYLAYFDDKGRMVALVCYNQDLGDGWEWPERSLADASTISFQMGINFIIYAMTH